In the genome of Caldisphaera lagunensis DSM 15908, the window ACCATTTTTTCTAAACCTCTAATAGTTGAACATAATGGTATCCAAATTGGTGGTGGCCAATGAAGTTGCAATAGATGTGGTTTAAATCCTAAATTTTTGATAGATCTTTTGATACCTTTTTCTATAAAATATTCAGTTGGTCTGAATCCCCCAACTTTTGTTGCGACAAAAGTTGAATCTATAGCATTAAGTTCTTTTATTGCATTTCCTAAAGACATTTCACTTTTTCCATTGCCATATACTTCTGCGGTATCGAAAAAATTAATTCCAGAATCTAATGCCTGCTTAACTATTTCTTTGGCCTTACTTATATCTCCTTTCCAAGAAGTAGAGCCTATTTGCCAAAAACCTAAACCAACTTCACTAATTTTTATTTTTGTTTTTCCAAAGACTTTATATTTCATTTCTCTCTCCTACTTTTAAAACAAAAAATTTTTATAAAAAACTTTGTATTGGTTAGCTAAATTAAAATTTAAATTTTTATTTATATTAAAATTATTGGGAGAAATAATGGAAGACATATTAATAAAAAAGATAAAAGATGCAAAAGATTTGGAAAATGTTATGGAAATTGAAAAATCTGCTTGGGGAATGCCTGATTATACAGAAGCAACACCTGTACATATTTTAAAGGCTCTTGCAGAAAATGGTGGCATTATTTTAGGAGCATTCTATAATGGAAATATGATAGGTTTTAATATGGGTTGGGCAGTTGGATGTAATGAAAATAGATATTTCTATAGCCATATGACCGGCGTTTTAAATGAATATAAATATAAAAATGTTGGATATAAACTAAAAATAAAACAAAGAGAAGAAGTATTGAAACTAGGTATAGACCTTATTAAATGGACTTTTGACCCATTGCAATCATTAAACTTGAATTTCAATTTAGAAAAATTGGGGGCTATAGGAAGGATTTATAAAGAAAATTATTACGGCAATATAAGGGATTCAATAAATAAAGGATTGGAAACAGACAGATTTGAGGCTGAATGGTATATCTCAAGTAAATATGTTTCTAATAAATTAGAAGGCAAAATTAAAACCCCATCATTTGAAGAGTTAATGGGGAAAGGAGCTTATCTAGCCATAGATAGTAAAACAAGTAAAGAGAAAGGGAAAAAAGGAGAAATCTTTGATATTGAAATACCAATAAAGAAGGAATTTAAATTAAATAATAAAATAGTCTTAATTTCTATACCAAAAGAAATATCATTTATAAAGGAAATAAACAAAGATATTGCACAAATGTGGAGATTATATACAAGAGAGGCATACAAGTTTTATTTAAGCAACGGTTATATTGCAATAGGTTATACTAAAAGCAAAAACAATGGGTATGTTGTATTAATTAAGACTAGTCTAAACGATTTATTGGAGGGAGATAAGTTATGGAGTTAAAGAAAATAGAAATTTTTGAATTGTGGGTTAAGTTAAAAGAAGACTTTGAAACAAGTTTTGGGAAAACAATCGAAAGACCAGCATTATTAATTAGATTAGAAGAAAAAGGAGGAGAGGTTGGATGGGCCGAATCAGTAGCTGGAGAAGGACCTTGGTATAGTTATGAAACATGGGAAACTGCTTGGCATATATTAAATGATTTTATAATACCAAAAGTTATTGAAGAGAAAGAAATTGATGTAGATAAATTTAATGAAAAGGTTTCAAACATTAGAGGTCATAATATGGCAAAGGCAGGTTTTGAAATGGCTTTATGGGATTTAAAAGCTAAGGTGGAAGGAAAGCCTTTATGGAGATTATTAGGTGGAGTAAATAGAAATATTTCTAGCGGAGTTAGCATAGGAATACAAAAAACAACGGACGATTTAGTTAAAAAAGTATCATCATTTTTAGAAAAGGGTTATAAAAGAATTAAGATAAAGATAAAGCCTGGTTATGACCTAGAGCCTGTTATTAGATTAAGAAAAGAATTTGGTGAAGATTTACCTTTGCAGGTAGATGCAAACTCAGCTTATAAGTTAAATGATATTGAGATATTCAGAAAATTAGATAATTACAATTTGCTCATGATCGAACAGCCTTTGCATTGGAAAGATTTAGTTGATCATGCAGAATTAGCAAGACACATAAAAACACCTATATGCTTGGATGAAAGCATAGAAGATGTAAATGATGCAAGAAAGGCTTATCAACTAAATTCAGCAATGATTATAAACATAAAGCCAGGAAGGGTTGGAGGGTTTAATGAGGTATTAAAAATTCACGATTTCTGGTATAAAATAGCAAATAGAAATGTTTGGATAGGAGGTATGCTTGAAACAGGTATTGGAAGAGGCCATCTAGTTTCTGCAGCAACCTTGCCAGGAGTAAGGTATCCTAATGATATAAGTGCATCAGAAAAATACTATGAAAAAGACATTGTAGAACCTCCTTGGAAGCTTAATAAAGATGGTACAATTACTGCACCAGAAAAACCAGGAATTGGAGTAGAAGTATTAGAAGATTATATAATTAAAAATTCAAAAAGGAGCAAAAGTTATAGTTTAAGTAATCCTAGCAAATAAAATGTTACTAAAAACTTTATTAAGATTATTAGTATTCCAGCTAATAAGAAGTCTCTATTTTTATATCCTGCTGTGCCATAAGCTATAAGATTAGCTTGATGTGCGAATGGGGTCAAAAAAGGAGAGGAAGCCCCCATAGCTAAAACTGTAACGCCTAATAATGGATTTGGGAATGATAACGCTATTGGTGCAAGTATTATAGCGGCTGTAACATAACCAACAGTATTGCTAAGCAGTATTGCTAATAAAAACAAAATTAGGAGTGAGCTATGGATCAATCCTCCAACCATGGATGAAATCCCACTATTTATGATGACTTCTCCTAAAGATAAATAAGAACCTATAAAGACTATTAAAGGCCATTCAACATATTCATACATTTTTCTTAATGTTGAAAAACCGCTAAATGTAGAAATTAATGCACCTATTAAAAATGATAAGCCTAAATTAAAATTGAAGAAACTAAGTATTATTGCTATACTTAAACCAGAGATTGAAAATAAGGCTTTTCTTTTATCAAAAGCCTTTAATCCTTGACTATTAATAGGTAATAGGTCATAGTATTTTGCAAGTTTTGCCACATTAGGTTCTTCTCCTTGTATTAATAATATATCTCCAGGTCTCAATATGTAATCGTTAATTCTTGTTATGAAATTAGCAGATGCAATCCCTATTACATAAGAGTTATAAGTATCTAAATCTAATTCCTTTACTTTTCTCCCCTTTAGTTTTGATGAACTAGTTACTAATAACTCAAAGAACATTTCTTTTTCTTCCTTTTCTTTTTCAGAAATTTTTAATCCTCTAGATGAAAGTATCAAAGGAAGTTGTGCAGGAGTTATTTTTAATAATAAAATATCTCCTTCTTTTAGCTTTCTTACCGTTCCAATAAATCTCCATGGAGAAATAATTCTAATAACTTTTGCGTTGAGAGATTTTTCCACATCCTTTGGAGTCTTTCCTATAAAATTGCTATCACCTGTTATTTGTGCCTCTATAATATAACTTTGCACTGTTATTTCTTTTAATGATGAAACCTCTTTAATTTTCCTTCCTAAAAAAGGCGTTATAACAAATACCAATATAATTATGCTTATAAATGATGCAATTAAATTTATTTTTGCAAACTCAAATAAATTTAGATTATATCCAAATTTATTGTACCATGCATTTGTTAATATAACATTTGTTGAGGTCCCAATTAGAGTGGTAGGACCTCCTAAGATTGCAGCATAAGCTAAAGGTAATAAATATCTTGATATAGGTCTCTTAAGCCTTAATGAAACAGAATAAATAAGAGGTATAAATGCTAAGATCAATGCAACATCACTTACAAATCCGGAGGCGATAACAGTTAAAGATAAAAGTAATAACAATAAAACTTTTTCATATTTAATCTTAGATGTTATATAATTTCCCATAACTTCTAATATTCCAGAATCAGCCAACGTACCTGCTATGATCATTAATGAAATAAGCATAATAACGGTTATCGAGCTGAAATTTTGTAAGGCTTCTTGAGGGGTTAAATAGCCAGCAATAATTAAAACTATCATTGTTGCAATTCCTATAATATCATGTCTTAGCCTTCTTGATAGTAAGAATGATAATGAAATTATTATTATTGCAATCAAACCATATTCATGTAAACTTGGCATACTTTGCACATGTAAATTAAATAGAAGACTAGATATTAAAATTTAAATTAAGTATATCAATAAAATATTCATGAAAAAATCTTAAAATTTTCCCACCATAATTTATGGGCTTTCATTTGTTGTAATGAATATATTTTTGCTTATTTAAAATTTTCTTTAGGTTCAGAAGAGTTAATCGAGTTAATTTTTGCTTCGTTGATTATTCTTCTTATGTTTTTCCAATGTCCTCCTTCCCAATATACTTGACCACATTTCTTGCAGAGATAAAAGGTATTGTAAGTCTTTAATGCTCCTGGAGGAACTCTATTTCTTATTAAATTCTTATCAGTTACTTTAATTAATTTTTCATTACATTGGGGGCATCTGCTTTTTGCAGGGTCTAATTCTAATTCTATTATTTTTTTAGAATATAATTCAGATAATATTTTAACAATGTCTGTAGATTCAATTAAATACGAATCTATGTTAAGTTTTTTAGCTTTATGATATAATCCTCTATCTCTTGTAATTATCATTCTCTTTGTTTTCAAAGCAATATTTATTATTTGTCCATCGCTATAATCCCTTGAATATATAATATCATATCCTAATATTCTTAGCCATCTTGTTAATGTACCAAGCATGGCATCAGCTATGTATTTTGACATCTTTATCTCCTTAGATAAAATACTTTTATCAGAGCCCTTATATTTAAATAACAATGCTCATAGGATTATTTTCCTATCTTTTCTGCCTTTAATTGATAAACTAAGTCAATATAATATGGAGCTAATTTTAATATATCTCTCTTAGAAAGCATTCCAATTGGCTTTAAAGTTCTTGAATCCAAGATAGGTAAATGGCCAACACCTTTGCTTCCCATTAGACTTGCAGCTTCTTCTAATGGTACGTCTTCAAATGCGTAGTATGGGTTTTTAGTCATAATTTGGCTTGCATTAATATTTAATGGAGATAAGCCTTTGGCAACCACCTCTCTTACAATATCTGTTTTTGTAATTATTCCTAGTAAGTTTCCTTCTTCATTTACTACTAATACGGATCCAACATCCCTATCAATCATGAGTCTTGCTATTTCACTAACACTTTTGGTAGGCAATATATTTACAGTTGGGGTTCTCATTACATCTCTTACTAAATATTTCGGCACTGAAGCACTCAATGTATCCACCACTGTAACTAAATAAAAAAGAGAGTTTAAAGTATCTTTGTTTTATAAGATTTTAATATAAATCTTTTAAAGAGAAATTAATATAAATTTTCTTTAATAGCGAAATATGTCTAGTTGATCTTGGAGGTAACAGCATTTGCTTTAATGCTACATATATTACATCATTTTTATCTAATTTTGGTGGATCAATTATAATTCCATTCCTTTTATTTTGTTTAAGGGGTGATTTAGAAAAGTAAATTCCTTTTATTAGTTCTTTATATTCATTTTCAAATTTGTTAATTTGCATATATGCATCTATTTTATTATCATCGCATAGTTTTATTTTTGTGCTTTTATGATTATGCTCAATATTATCAAAACAGAATATGGACTTTAAATCTGTTATTATTTCACTTTGGTTGTCAAAATAATATATTCTAATCCATTTATCAACATACATTTCATTATAATTAAGATAATCTATCAAGATCGCAGGGATATATTTTACATTTAGAGATTTTAAAGCCCTTGTTCTATGAGCTCCATCTATTATTGTACCAGTATTTATATCAGCAATTATCGGCTTTCTTATAATTTTCTCCATTATAATTTTCTGCTTTAGTTCCTCTATGTGCTCATCGAGAGCATACTCATGTTGTTTAAGATCAGATATATTAACAAGTCCTATGTTAACGGAGCTTAAATTCTTAGTCTCCACAAAGGCGCATCACCATTCACCTTTTCAGAAACATTAATATTACTAAGGATTAAAAACTTTATATTATATCAGTAATAATCATAAGAAATATAAATTAAGCTTAATTTAAAAACAAAATCATAAAAAAGTTATAATAAAAATAGGCTGTTAATAAAATTAAAAATAAGATTATTACTCTTCATCCTCACTATCGCTACTTTCTTCTCCTTCCTCAGAACTTCCAAAAGAGGAAGAATATCCTCCTCTATCTCTTCTATATCCTCTTCCCCCATATCCTCCTCTTCTATATCCTCCTCTAGATCTTCCATAACTTCTTGAACTCGATTCTGATGCCTTTGGTGTATTTTCTGGTATATCTTCAGGCTTAGGAAGTGATCCCTCATCT includes:
- a CDS encoding ParB N-terminal domain-containing protein produces the protein METKNLSSVNIGLVNISDLKQHEYALDEHIEELKQKIIMEKIIRKPIIADINTGTIIDGAHRTRALKSLNVKYIPAILIDYLNYNEMYVDKWIRIYYFDNQSEIITDLKSIFCFDNIEHNHKSTKIKLCDDNKIDAYMQINKFENEYKELIKGIYFSKSPLKQNKRNGIIIDPPKLDKNDVIYVALKQMLLPPRSTRHISLLKKIYINFSLKDLY
- the menC gene encoding o-succinylbenzoate synthase codes for the protein MELKKIEIFELWVKLKEDFETSFGKTIERPALLIRLEEKGGEVGWAESVAGEGPWYSYETWETAWHILNDFIIPKVIEEKEIDVDKFNEKVSNIRGHNMAKAGFEMALWDLKAKVEGKPLWRLLGGVNRNISSGVSIGIQKTTDDLVKKVSSFLEKGYKRIKIKIKPGYDLEPVIRLRKEFGEDLPLQVDANSAYKLNDIEIFRKLDNYNLLMIEQPLHWKDLVDHAELARHIKTPICLDESIEDVNDARKAYQLNSAMIINIKPGRVGGFNEVLKIHDFWYKIANRNVWIGGMLETGIGRGHLVSAATLPGVRYPNDISASEKYYEKDIVEPPWKLNKDGTITAPEKPGIGVEVLEDYIIKNSKRSKSYSLSNPSK
- a CDS encoding SLC13 family permease, encoding MPSLHEYGLIAIIIISLSFLLSRRLRHDIIGIATMIVLIIAGYLTPQEALQNFSSITVIMLISLMIIAGTLADSGILEVMGNYITSKIKYEKVLLLLLLSLTVIASGFVSDVALILAFIPLIYSVSLRLKRPISRYLLPLAYAAILGGPTTLIGTSTNVILTNAWYNKFGYNLNLFEFAKINLIASFISIIILVFVITPFLGRKIKEVSSLKEITVQSYIIEAQITGDSNFIGKTPKDVEKSLNAKVIRIISPWRFIGTVRKLKEGDILLLKITPAQLPLILSSRGLKISEKEKEEKEMFFELLVTSSSKLKGRKVKELDLDTYNSYVIGIASANFITRINDYILRPGDILLIQGEEPNVAKLAKYYDLLPINSQGLKAFDKRKALFSISGLSIAIILSFFNFNLGLSFLIGALISTFSGFSTLRKMYEYVEWPLIVFIGSYLSLGEVIINSGISSMVGGLIHSSLLILFLLAILLSNTVGYVTAAIILAPIALSFPNPLLGVTVLAMGASSPFLTPFAHQANLIAYGTAGYKNRDFLLAGILIILIKFLVTFYLLGLLKL
- a CDS encoding CBS domain-containing protein, whose protein sequence is MSASVPKYLVRDVMRTPTVNILPTKSVSEIARLMIDRDVGSVLVVNEEGNLLGIITKTDIVREVVAKGLSPLNINASQIMTKNPYYAFEDVPLEEAASLMGSKGVGHLPILDSRTLKPIGMLSKRDILKLAPYYIDLVYQLKAEKIGK
- a CDS encoding Mut7-C RNAse domain-containing protein; this translates as MSKYIADAMLGTLTRWLRILGYDIIYSRDYSDGQIINIALKTKRMIITRDRGLYHKAKKLNIDSYLIESTDIVKILSELYSKKIIELELDPAKSRCPQCNEKLIKVTDKNLIRNRVPPGALKTYNTFYLCKKCGQVYWEGGHWKNIRRIINEAKINSINSSEPKENFK